The DNA window GCCACGGGAGGTGCAAGTGGAGGCACGGACCAGGTCAGATCAAAGATGGAAAAGGGTCAAGAAGAGGCACCAGACCGGAGCCACAGGGAAGGAGAGCGGGGAACACAGGGAGTGGCCCAGGGGCCAGGCAGCAGAAACAGCCCCCGAGCAGCGGGGCGTCGGGGCCAGGGCGCCACATCTCCAGGACACAGGGGCAGTGGGCGCTGCGGAGcagcaggctggggagggggaatcACGCCTGGAAACAGGCCTCAGTCACAGGCGACATGAGCGTGGAGGACAGAACGCAGGTAACGAAGCCCCAGCCGGCAGCCCGCCCGCCAGGCCTACCTATCTTGCTCTGCAGCTGGGATTCATACAGGCGCTTCTTCATCCTCACCCGTCTCCCACCCCGTGGATGCCTGTAGGCTTTTTCTGGGATGTCGTCCTCAGGGAAGAGGCCTAAAGACCAAGGCGGGCCATCAGGAGGCTGTGGGCTGAGAGGCTGCGGTCTGTGTGTCCACTGCCACCAGCACCACTGCGGGCAAGGAGGCCCCGGCCGGACTCCGCCACAGCTGCGGGCAGCTCCCTGGGCAGCGACAGACGGCGCCCGGAAGAGCCGGTTCCTGCAGCGCTGGGACACGTCTCGCTCCATCCTACAGACGCTTATGTTGGAAAGGGGCAGGTGACCGTTCTGGGTCCCGGTGGGTTTGAGTCACACAGGTGTGGGCGTCAGTCTAAGCCCACCAGATGCACCCAGTATTCGTGCGTTCCACTGAACGTACATTTCACCTAAAAAACACTACCCCAGCATGAAGTATTTGGGAGTACAACCTGACTgaggggtgggcgggggggagGCAGAAACACGGGAAAACAAGTCCACTAAACTGATGGCGGAACCGAGGTGGTGGACATGCAGGTATGCACTGTAACGTCCTTTACGACTTTGCCACGTgtctaaaatgttttataatgaaaTGTTGGGGGAAAAACGCTTACATCTTCTATCTTAAACCTTCTAGGAAACTGCCTTTCAGAACAAGCCACGCCGGCTCCACCAGCCACACACCGAGAAGTGGAGCTGGGCGCAGCAGCGCCAAGCAGCAGGGCGGCGGGCCTGGGCACTTACTGGAAATGCAGGTCCTTGGGTGCCAGGTCAGCCCCTCCCGCACACTCAGCCCTGAGATCCCCCGGGCTTCACTAGGACAAGGGCCGCTGAGGCCCGCAGCCTGCCTCCCCCAGAGAAACACCACCTCCGGCCTCTGTGCACCCATCCACGCTGTGCGAGAACACGCCACCCGATCCACTCCCAAGAGGACAAGATGCCGTCTAGGCCTGGCGGCCCAATGCTCACCTTCCGAGAGGGCCTGCAACCTGAAAGAATGAGAGACGGTCACCCGCCGTGGCCTCTGGAGAAGGGGGAGCCGCCCCCGGGAAGCCCCTTCACGCCCGAGCTCGGAAGACAGCTGCCCTCCCACCTGGCTGAGGCCACCAGAGAGCAGAGAGGCGCGGACACAGCGGAGGGCCCGGGGCTACTCACTTCCGGATCACTTTGTAGAGGCGCTTCCGGTTCTGCGGAGGGGTGTCCTGGCGACTGGCCACCTCGAACAGTCTGTTGGCAACGGCCTCGTAGTCGAACTGTTTCACAGACAGACACCATGGAGGCCAAAGTCAGCCCCCCGCAGGTGCTCCCAGGATGGGAACCAACAGAGAGAAAGAGCACGAGGACCACACGCCAAGGCTGTGCCCCAAGGTCCCCTGCTGCTCCCCGCTTCCCCTGCAAACGCTGTCCCCAGCACGCACGGCAGCAGATGCTCCAGGGCAGCGCCGCCCAATGGATCACGAGGGGCCGCAAGGTGAGCCTCTGCACAACTGTAAACCCTCCGGGAGAAACGAGTAAAATTAATCTGATAAATTTAACCCAGGCTACCTAAAATCTTATTAATGTATCAAGTAATCAACTTCTGAAATGTATCAGGAAGGACCCTACGTGTCCAACTCGCCTGAAGTCACAGATCCTGTCCGCTGAGCTCTGACCCCCGACTCAGCACACGCCACCCTGGCGGCCCCACCGCCCTCGCCCTCGAGGCGAGCCGCAGGCAGACCTGGGGCGGCTGTCGAGCAGTGAAGCCGGAGCCCAGCCTCCCGGCACCCAGCCCCCAACTCCACTTTCAACAAATCTGCGCTTCTTTCTGCAGACGAGGCTCCGGGGCACCTGTGTTCCTCCAAGTCCCAGCTGGACGGATGCCATCCTGCTCTGCCTTCCAGAGGCCGGGAGCTGAGCCCACGTGGAGCCCGGCCACCCACCTGGAGGATGGTGCCGGcgccgtcctcctcctcctcgtcgtCCCCCGCCTGCTCCTGGCCCGGGTCAGGCTCAGCCCCACTGACGGAGCCTAGAACGAAAGGGCCCCAGGGACTCAGACACGCCTGGTGCCGCGGGTGTCACGGGGCCCCAGCACCTGGGAACCAGAAGCCCTGCCTGCCAGGGCCCACACCTGGGCAGGGGAGCCCACAGCACGGGATAGCAGGGGCACTGACGGCCTCCCCCTGAGGGCTGCAGTGCCCACACTGGCCTGGAAACGAGGGAGCCGTCCCAGAGAAGGTGGGGCCCGACCAGTCCAAAACGTGAAACCAGGAGGGGATCGTGAGTGGGCATCTTAGGCAGCCATCGCAGGGCCAGAAGTCCCAGGATGAGGAAGAAAGGTGGCTGGTCCAGCCACGGGGCAGCCTGGATTGAGGGGCAACGGGAGAGGAAGCTTCGGGTGAGGAAGCTTTCGCTGGCCAGACACCTGGGGCCCTGACATCACCACCTACAGAAGACAGGTTCGGTCAACAGGTGGCCGAGCGGCACAGGCATGTGTGGTACCGAATGAGGACAGCAAGGCTGCGGGCAGGGCCTAGGCCGCCATGGGCCCCTGGGTCAGCCTGTGCCGGCGCCTCGGGCTactgaggaagagggggaggggaagggagggccaGGAAGGACGTCCAAGACGGCCGGGCAGTGTGGCCGGGGTGCTGACCGACGAGAAAGCCCAGGGCCGCGCCAGCAAGGGCACGGGAGTCAGAGGCCACAGAAGTCAGCCCTCGCTTCTGCCATCAAACTACCTTCCACGCGGGCACAGGACCGGCCAGTGGGGAAAGGACTGTCCCTTCAACAAACGGTGGGGGGGGCACTGGACACTCACATGCAGAGGAaggaagttggacccttacctacCACCATAtactaaaattaactcaaaatggatcaaagacctaaagaaacaataaaactcagaggaaaacGTAGGGCAAAAACTTCAGGAGATTGGATTTGGCCacgatttcttggatatgatgcTGAAGGCACAGGTAACAAGAAAAATGAGACAAACCAGACTTGACAAGAACTTTAAATTGTGTGCATCAAAAGGGACTAGCCACAGAGTAAAAAGGCCACCCACAGAGCGGTAGAAGATACCGGAAAATCAGGTATCTGGGGAGGGGTTATTATCCAGGATATAGAAAgaattcctaaaactcaacaacaaaataatctgattcaaaaatgggcaaaggacttgaacagacatttctccaaagatatatgGGCagccaatgaacacatgaaaaggtgttcccaataatcattagggaaatgcaaatcaaaaccacgatgataCTACTTAGCACCTGTGAGGATGGCCACTACcaaaaaaagacaacaacaaacactggtgagggtgtggagaaactggaacccttgtgcactgctggggggaatgtaaaacaatgcagccgctatggagaatagtatggcagttcctaaaaagttaaacacagaagtaccatatgatccagcaattccacttctgggtatagaccaaaaagaattgaaagcagggtctcaaaacagatatctgtacacccacgttcatagcagcattaaccACaacagctaaaacatggaagcaacccaagacTCCATCTACCAATGAATGGAGAACAAAATGTGAaatacatacgatggaatatcattaGGCCTCAGAAAGGAGGAACGTTCTGACACGTGACACGGCGTGGATGAGCCCTGAAGGTGTCACGCTGAGTGAAATGAGACAGACACAAGCACAAGCACTGTCTGATCCTACTGACATGAACCACAGAGGCGTCAACGGTCAGGTTCACAGAGACAGGAGGCGGAACGCTGGGTGCCAGGAGctgggctgggcagagggaggaacgGGGAGTGTTGAACGGGGACAGCTTCACTTTGGGAAGGTGGAAAGTTCTGTGGATGGACAgcggtgatggctgcacaacaagtGCGTACGCATGGTCACAGTGGCAAACCTTAGgttacgtgtattttaccacGACCAAAGGCAACAGCAGGAAAGTCCTGAAGCTGGTGGACAACACACACCCCTGAAGCCACAGGACACAGTGCACAGGTCACCCGGAGGACAGTCACGAGACCAGCTGGCGTCCCACAAAGACCCACTTTAGCATCCAGGTGGACAGGCCAGACTGCACACCACTGATGCGGGCGGAGCCCACGGGCCCTGCCCCCAGAGGCTTCAGGGGGATGCTCACAAGTGCCACCTTCTACTCGTtcagtcacccacccacccactcactcATCCAGCGCGACCTAGCGGGCGCCTCCTCCGTGCCAGGTGCTGCTCCGAACACCCGGTACACAGCATGGTCAACGGTCCCCGTCCTGGCAGAGCTGACATCCGGTGGCGGAAGCCAGGCCAGAAAGATGAACAACTTCAAGTGACTTACGCCAGAGAGTGAGAATCACCATGGAAACGCCCAGTGAGCGAGGCAGGGTAGGGGCTGGGAGGCTGCACTTTCAACAGGGTGGTCGGGGTCGGGCCTGGAGGGACAGAGGGCAGAGACCCTGCCAGGGAGGGGAGAACAGGGCGGACGCCGAGCCCGGGAAGTCACGAGGACACGGACGGCCACGGGGCACGGGCTAGGGGAGTGAACACGTGTGCTTGTTCCCAAGGTGACCCTGGCTGCAGAGCTGAGAACAGactctggtggggagggcagaATCGAGGGGACGGGGCAGGAGACGAAGGCCGGGCTCCCGCAGAGCCACCGCGGGCTCAGAGCAGGACAGGCCCGTCGTCCCGATGAGCGCGGCCCTCACCTTCAGGGGGCTCCCTGGACGGCGTGtccccgtcctgctcctcctccagtTCCTTCATGAGATCCTCGATGGCCAGCGGGGCCTGTTCCACAATCGCCTCAAAGATGCCTCGGGTGATGTTGTGCAAAACCAGGGAGCTAAGGGGCAGCCGCACCACAGCCACCCGTCAGGCTGGACCCTCAGGGAAGAAACTCCGCCTCCCCGTGCCCGTCTCTCCTGACCCCAGCCCCTCAGCCCCGCTGGCCCCCCTGCTGGCCCGCCATGGGCACACAGCATTTCCTAAGGGCAGCCCCCCTTGGGGACTCAGCAGAACAGAAGAGGCGAGCAGGAGGGAACCACACTCACTCCTGAGTCCGGGCGGCAACCGTGCAGAAGGGCCCAATGAGCCTGAGGTTCTGGTCCGCCGTCAGCTGTGGGGACAGTGCGGGGGCTCGGTTCCTGGGCCGCAGGCACCCGAGCAGCCCGGCTGCCGCCCTCACCCTGCCGCCTACACCTACCTCGTGGGCGCCCACTTTGGTCAGCTCCTCCAGGAAGATCTCGACGAAGTGGCTCTTCACTCCGCTGGGGGCCTGGCTGTCGGGGTGCAGGATCTCCGTCATCAGCAGCTCCAGCAGCTGCTCGGTCTGTCTGGGGAAAGAAAAGGCAAGTCCAGCAGCAGCACGAGGGGCAACAAGGCGACGGGTTCACGCTGCCTGAGCGGGGGGCTCTGACGGGACACAGTCACAGGCAGACGCCCCGCCCACCAACACAGGAAGACCCGATGACCTGGGTCTGTGCCGGCACAAAGGACCCCTGCGAGTATGGATCCACGGGCAACGGCCAGGACCACGACACACGGCAGGGCTGAACCTCGGCTATAGAGCAAGAGCCCACCGTGTCTGGTGTCCCTACTGTCCCCGCTGGGAACTGCGCGGGAAGGCTCACCAGGACAGAGCAAACGCAAAGGGAGACGGAGGCCAGAGAAGGGGATGAGTTTGCCTCCCGGGTCCTGCTGGACCGGGCCCGTGGATGGTCACACGTCACATCAGACCTCACCCAGGCACGTGGGTCTCACCGGTCTCAGAGGCCTGGGGAATCCCAGATCAGAGAGCTCCAGAGACCGGTCGTTAGTGGCCCAGACGCACCTGAAGCTCCTGGGTGCTCGTTAATATACAGATACCTGACCTGTAAAGCATGTATCCTTCAAAAAGCTCCCTGGACAATGCTGATGCTGGCAACACCAGGGTGTCTTCCACGGCTCAGCGGAAGGGAGGAAGGCCAGGGGCCAGGGACCTCCTCTGCCAGGCTGCTGACAACAGCCACATTCACACGGACAAAAATGTTACACTTACAGCCTGCTACTCTTCAGAACGGAAAAGGGCTAGAAGAGCAGATACAGCGAGCAGGGCTGGTTATCCCAGGGCAGTGGGACGTTACCGGTTTCCTCAAAAGGATCTCTGCACTGAACTACTAGTGACAACGAGGATGGAACTACCTTCATGGTAACAACCACGCCCCCAAAATTAACAGAAACAAAACCGTCCCTTTAACACTGAACCCCGCTTCAGTCACTAGCCACCCCCCAGATAACACAGTCCTAAATCCGGAAATGAGCGAGACTCCCGGCCTCAGGTCTTCATAGAACTTTAAGGATGAAAATCACTAAAAGAGGCCCCTTGCCCAAAATGTAGAGTTACCCACAGTCATTCTCAGCCTAGATCAGTAATTCCAGTGACTGCAGTCCAAATCCTGCTGACCTTTTATGGGGGCAGGGGGGCTGTTAGGCCAGGGACTAAGAGTTTAACTCTGCTATTCAGAAAATGAGGAAGTCCTAGAATAACATGGCCGTAAGCTGCATTCTCTAGTCTGGCAGCTATTTTGACATCTGGGTCCTAGATTTATTATCCTTGGGCTTAAAAATAAACTCCTTTACCATCACTTTTTCATCACAAACCAATTCAAAATATACTGTTTCTAAGCCCTCTCCCCCAGTGCCCGCCCTCCCCAAATCATGCAGCATCAGGACGGTGATGTGAGATGTTTTTGACACAttctcagtaaaataaataagcgtGTGCGACACCACTTGTGGACCATGCAATTAGGCAACACTTTAAAAGTATCAATAATTGTCGGGGAGTCCCCTggtagcccagtggttaggattccgcgctctcactgccgtggcccgggttcagccACTGGtcgaggaactgagatcccacaagctgcacagcgcagccataaaaaatataggtatatatttttttttaaaaaagtaattgtcTGCTGGAGTTAAAATTGCTTTTCAGTGTTTATAAAAACTTTCCTGAGTTCTTTATAATGAACATCCATCACTCTCATAAGTAgaaaaaagggtttttttaaattttaattaattccaaaaactttaaaatgtaaatgctcAGAAACCCACTTTCTGTTGTGATCTCAGACTGCCCCCGGGGGGTTTGGAAACCTGCTGCTGTAACCTGGATGCAGAGCCTCAGGCGAAGGAGCAGGTCCAGGCTGCAGGAGCCCCGCCCCTGCCTGGTCTCCAGGAGGGGTTGTGGGAGGAGCTAAGACGCCGCAGAGCCTAGCCCAGCCCAGGCGCCAGGGCAGGCCTGAGGTGAGCCAGAAAACACAGGCCCTTACAGTTTGGAGGGACACACACAAGCACCGCTGTCAAAAATGTGAAGTCTGGACGGCTCAAGTATTCGTAGAGCTGAGAGCAATGACCGCTGATTAACGAGCTAAAGGTGCCACGTTTTACAAGAACAGCTGCTCAGCGGCGCCTCCTCTGGTGAGGGCTTAGTTCTGATCCAGTAACAACTCACCGTCAAGGCTGAAACAAACGTTCCCACGAACACGTGCTCAAAcgtaattttaaaaatgcctttgtTTCCAGCACTAAGTCACCCTTCAACTGACAAATGAGTAGAGGAGAGACCCAGACCGGCCCGAGTGGCACAGGCTGCCGCAGGCCGCTCTGGGACACTGACCTCTCGTCCCATCCGCGTGTCTTCAGGGCCTTCAGTGACTCGTGCAGGACCATCCGCATGAGCTGTGGCACAGGAGGGGACCCCGTTAGTGGCACCACCCAGACCTCCCCTCTGCCCCGGGTCGTCTGGGCACCCCACTGCACATGGCAGGCCCTGGAGAGCTGCTGGGGACTTGGGCCTGCGGGAGGCACCCAGTCTCCCAATAGCAGCAGGACGTCGGGGTCACAGCAGGGACACGGGGAGTGACCACACACCACAATCGGCAGCTACGAAGGATGGGCTTGTTTCCAGAGTGAAAATGGGATGACGTGGAGCTCCCCCAGGAGAGCGGAGCCTCGGAAACACCAGGTCTGCGCCGGAGACTGTTTCCTCTGAGCCCCCGAGCCTCTCCCCACCCGAGGGAGAAACCAGTTTCCTTCTCTGCCCACAAGCCCCGGCACAGTGGCTGACTGCCCGGTTTCCCTACTTGCCAGCATGAACCCAACAAGCCTGCAGGGGGGACCCGTAGTGGTGAAAGGCGACAGAGGACACCTGCGGTGCCGCCAGGAGGACCAGCCTCTAGAGCAGGGCTGCACTGCCAGACGTGGCCACAGGGGGGTCGTGGGCAACAGGCCGCAGACAGCAGCAGAACCCCCGACCTAAGGCCCAGCACTGCATCCCGGGACACAGCCCCTGTGAATTATGAGCGGGCGTTCTGTAACCGTGCAGAGCCCGGCGCCCCGCCTGTCCACACGCCGTCCTCCTTCTCTCCGGAGCCCCGCGCTCGCCTACCAGCTGTCCTCACTTTAGCACCTGACATCACACACGTGGTGACCGCGTAACCCTGGACCGAGACGGAGCGGGTGGCCGGCCTGAGGGGCAGATCACGGGGACCTGTGCTCAGCGAGGCCCGGCTGCTGCCCATCCAGTGTCCGCATCGGGCCACCTGCTCTCAGACAGCAGCACTCATCTGGGGACTGTCCCCAGTCCCAGGGGACACCCGCGCAGTAACAAAGCTGCAGCTCAACAGGGCCAGCAGCAAGACACAGTCCAGTTTTTCCTGCATTTCTGAGCGCAGATCAACGACCTAAATTCACCAGAATGCAGCGCAGGAAAGGAGAAAGACAAGGAAGATTCTGCACGCTATTATATAAACCGTCCCTGCCCAGAGAAAAACACCTTCCAAAGCTGGCCCCCCACGAGCAGACCCAGGGGTCTCTGTCCAGGGCCCGAGCTCTAAGCTTTGCTTTCATGGCAGCAAAGCAGCAAGGGCTTCGCCACCGAGTCTCCCCCAGGGGCAACTGTGACCCTCCTCCCCTGAACCGACAGTGTGTGCAGAACCCCAGCACGTGCACCCCACGTGAGGCCGACGCTCCGCTCACGGCCCAACTAGGCTCACAGGGAACAGACCGCAGGGCGCTCGCCACCCAGCAGCCTTGGTCCTTGGCACTGCTGGGGCAGTGGGGGGCTCAGGGGCCGGGATGCTGGACGCCGTGCCCCAGCACCGCAGGGACCCCGGCGGGGAGCAGGCAGCTTCCTCACCAGGTAGAACTTGTCCAGGCGCAGCCTATCGATGCCCATCCACTCGCGGTTCATGGTTTGCCAGAATGTCTGAAGGAACAGGTGCTCTGGTGGAAAGAAAAGGCCAGAAGAGAGTCGTGGGGGGGCAGGGGAAAGCGGCAGCTgccccaggaggggaggggaggggaggggagagaccgTGAAGAAGCCCTGTCAGTACGTCACACGGCACCGGCCTCGGCGGTGCTGAGCCCCTGGGTGTGCTGAGCTGAGAGTGGTGCTATGGATTTGGCTTAAAAACAGGGCTTTTAGGAACCTCGGAAAGAAAAGCAAATCCCAGCTACAACCGCAAAGTGAAGCCACATCCTCTGAAGATCAGGCAAAGAGCACTCGAAGCCCCCAGCACGAGAAGCAGCGCTCAGGCCGCTTCTCCCCACACAACCACTGCCACTGCCCCACCTCGGCTGGGGCTAAGGACCCTGCCCGGCACCCACGCCCTGCCCCAGCACTCGCCCCACTGAATCCACCGACCTGATCAAACACAAAACCCTGCCAATAACAGTATGTCAGAACCGGCGTGCTACGGGCTCAACCAGGTCCCCGGCCCACACCCTGATCCCTAACCCCCGACCCCTCGGGATGTGACGTTATTCGGAGACACAGTCTTCACGGAGGCGGTTAAGATAAAAGGTCACCGGGTGGTCCTAATCCCATCTGACCGTGTTGCTaagaggagatcaggacacagacacacagagggacgaGTGAGGACACAGGAGGAGGCGGCCGTCTGCACGCCCAGGAGAGAGCCCTAGGGAGGGCCCAACCCTGCTGACGCCCTGACCTCGGGACACAAAGGGCCCCCCAcctcttcttttaatatttatttatttattattttgcttgCACCGGCTCTCAGTTGCGGCACTCGGGttgttcattgtggcatgtggacttcttattgcagcacatgggatctgaccagggacagaacccgagccccctgccttgggagcgcggagtcttacccgctggaccaccagggaagtccccagagggcACCTCTTATCTCCCACAGGACAGGCCTGCATTCACTACCTCATTCAAGCATCACCAAGTGAACGCTCTGTACCTGGCCTTCTGTTGAGCACAGAAATGCTTCTGAAGGTTCTAAGAAGGTAAAAGTTATAGAGAATGGATCTCCTCCAGTGATTACTCAAATGCAGTTAAGAGACTCTCCCGAATGGAGAAAGTAGTTACTGTAACTGCACACTCCCTACTCTTGACTACTTTGCCAGCTTAAGCATAACTGAACTAAACCCACCCACACAGCTGGGGCACCACCACCAACGGTCCCGGGGTCCATGTCAGCAATGCTGCCCAGCCCTAGCTGCCCTCGGAGCAGGGTAGGGGGTGTCGCAGATGCTAGcgcccaggccccacccccagagcttgACCTAATGGGACCAGGGTCTAGACATCAGGATTTCTAAAGACACAACGGGCAGGCCGCAGGGATGAGAACGGTTGAAGTGGGTCAGAACGAGAACACAAGAGTCAGAAAGAGGCTCTGCAGGAACCCCACCACCATCAGGTGAGATCCAGTCAGACAGCTGCTGACACGACACCGCCTTCCCCTGCAATTCTGAAATATAAGGGTTAGCCCTCTAGACTCCTGAACTGCGTCTACTCTGGGCAAGTGAGCAAACACGTGCAGGACAGACAGAAGAGCATCTCCCACGTCAGCACCAGCAGACGCCAGCCGGGACGGGGCCCTCACTCCCGCTCTCAGAACGGGGGCTGGCGCGACCACGGCGGGGATACTCACGTGCCTCTGTGCTCTGGAAAGCGTGGATGAGCTGGGAAATGGTCCTGCCAAGTTCCTCCTGCGCAGGAAACAGAACAAACGTGATCCTACAGCAACGAGCAACAGCAGCAAGGATCGTCGCGGGATCCGGCTCCACGGGGCCTCGCAGCCCAGCGGGCTTGGGGTTTGCAAGTCTCACACTGGCCGCGAGAGGCCTCCCCTGAAGGCCAGGGCCCACAGGACCTCACAACAAGCAAGGGCAGGGACCGCCCGCATGACCGACGCTGAACCCTGAGCAACGGAGGCTGACAAAGGAAGGGGCGGGAGAGCAGGAGCCTGGGAGCACACAGCCACCTGGCCAGCAGAAAGGGGGCTGATGAGACCCCTGTAAGTTACCAGCTGCCTGCCTGTGTCACTGTGCCAGGCATCACCCGGTGCACTGGCTAAACAGACGATTCCAGAGCCTCCCCTGAGAGCTTCTAGTTTATCAGGCGTGGAATACAGtgcaggaatctgcattttaaataagtaCCGTCACCACCCAGGTGATTTTGAACAGTAAACAATTCCCACTGGGAAACACTTCTAAAAAGGCTAGTatcttagggcagtgaaactactctgtaaaATACCATAATGATGACGCACGTCATTGtacatttatccaaacccacGGGCTGTACatcaccaagagtgaaccttaaggtaagctatggactctgggtgatgatCACGTGTCACACAGGTCCACGGACGGGGACAAAGGTCCTGCTCTGGTACGGGTGATAACTGGGGAGGCTGTGCTTGTGGGGGGTCAGGAGGCACATGAGGAACCTCGGTAGCTCCTCCTCTCATTTTGCTGTGAGCCCAAAACTGCTCTAAAGAATAAAGTCTGTTTTTCTAAAAAAGgctagcagggcttccctggtggcgcagtggttgagagtccgcctgccgatgcaggggacgtgggttcgtgccccggtccgggaagatcccacatgccgcggagaggctgggcccgtgagccatggctgctgagcctgcgcgtccggagcctgtgctccacaacgagagaggccacaacagtgagaggcccgcgtaccgcaaaaaaaaaaaaaaaaaaaaaaaaaaaaaggctaggaGAAAAAATACTCGTCTCAGAAGACTTGAATTCCGTCCCCTGGTTTCCAACATTTCAGCACTTAATTGCCATCTCTGACAAACACAGAACAGACAACCCGGGTTTCAGCCATGACGTACACTGGCATTCAACAGTGTTGCTGCGGTGCTCAACTCAGCAAGCGCAAGACTCACCCCAACCCAAGGCCCTGGCCCCTCCGgccattaaaagcaaaaaaagtaGCGAAGCTGTAAAGCTTTGCCCAGCGTGTCTGCAGTAGTAAAATGAGGGTCGCCAACGTGCTCGCCTGTCCTCCCACGGTCACTGCTGCCCCAGCTCCTTCTGTACCCTCCCAGGCACTCACCTGGAGGAGTGGCTTGTCCTGCATCCACATACAATAGAACAGTCCTTTCCACACCTTTAGCAGCTCATCATGAGTGAAACCACCTGCACCAAGAACAGCAACACTCAGAACAGATGAACCCAACTTTTGAGTGCCAGAACACAGCCAGAGAAATGTGAACGCCTGAATTGGACCAAAGTCATCCTACTGTAAAGGTACCTGGCCCTCCCTCTCAAGCCATCCTCCCAGCTCAGAACCTGCTGGGCCTGTGGCTGGAAGGACTCCCCCAGATAActgtcatttcattcattcaataaacatttaccgAGAATCTACAAGTAACAGGCGCTCTACTCCATTTCTGTATATTCAAAATTGAGTGAATCACCATTTCCTGGTCTGGATGGTGCCTACTCAGGTGAGTCTGTTGGCAACAATTCACCCGGCGTTACACCTGGGCTTTGTgcacttttcaaattttaaaattacaagttACCTCATTCACGGTCGTTATGAGGCAGATACTGAACATATAAAATCACCCAACAAGTATGTACTGAGGTCCTAATTACGTGTCTGGCACCCTGttccagagcagtggttctcagacttagCAACAGGAGCCCATCACCCAGAGGGTTTCTTAAAACGGAGTTCTGGCCCACTtgtcagagtttctgattcagcagtaCGGGGATGGGACCCAaggatctgcatttctaacaaatgtCCAGGTGATGCCG is part of the Mesoplodon densirostris isolate mMesDen1 chromosome 5, mMesDen1 primary haplotype, whole genome shotgun sequence genome and encodes:
- the RRP1 gene encoding ribosomal RNA processing protein 1 homolog A isoform X2, with protein sequence MGPRVQLPPEIQLAQRLAGNEQVTRDRAVRKLRKYIVARTQRAEGGFTHDELLKVWKGLFYCMWMQDKPLLQEELGRTISQLIHAFQSTEAQHLFLQTFWQTMNREWMGIDRLRLDKFYLLMRMVLHESLKALKTRGWDERQTEQLLELLMTEILHPDSQAPSGVKSHFVEIFLEELTKVGAHELTADQNLRLIGPFCTVAARTQDSLVLHNITRGIFEAIVEQAPLAIEDLMKELEEEQDGDTPSREPPEGSVSGAEPDPGQEQAGDDEEEEDGAGTILQFDYEAVANRLFEVASRQDTPPQNRKRLYKVIRKLQALSEGLFPEDDIPEKAYRHPRGGRRVRMKKRLYESQLQSKIGRAAEEASCPDPSPASARRRRSAGADPAVPREQPGDRGRRGAPRRRRRPWAGARAKAAGGQAPKAKRKRALEGQK
- the RRP1 gene encoding ribosomal RNA processing protein 1 homolog A isoform X1, which produces MGPRVQLPPEIQLAQRLAGNEQVTRDRAVRKLRKYIVARTQRAEGGFTHDELLKVWKGLFYCMWMQDKPLLQEELGRTISQLIHAFQSTEAQHLFLQTFWQTMNREWMGIDRLRLDKFYLLMRMVLHESLKALKTRGWDERQTEQLLELLMTEILHPDSQAPSGVKSHFVEIFLEELTKVGAHELTADQNLRLIGPFCTVAARTQDSLVLHNITRGIFEAIVEQAPLAIEDLMKELEEEQDGDTPSREPPEGSVSGAEPDPGQEQAGDDEEEEDGAGTILQFDYEAVANRLFEVASRQDTPPQNRKRLYKVIRKLQALSEGEHWAARPRRHLVLLGVDRVACSRTAWMGAQRPEVVFLWGRQAAGLSGPCPSEARGISGLSVREGLTWHPRTCISSKCPGPPPCCLALLRPAPLLGVWLVEPAWLVLKGSFLEGLR